Proteins encoded in a region of the Bradyrhizobium sp. CB3481 genome:
- a CDS encoding iron ABC transporter permease, with product MTALTDAKAKRRSGYSFRPAASLTLIFLLIVLAGTVLISLTLGAAGIPLARLPAALGLWADASPAPTLARDQLVLWSIRIPRIAAAAMVGALLAASGAIMQGLFRNPLADPALVGVSSGGAFAAAAAIVFTDSRFGQSLQFMQHQLLPLAAFGGSLVTTIILYSIASRSGRTSIAIFLLAGIAIAAIAGAGIGLLVFIADDRQLRDITFWMLGSLSGATWPKLATLAPVLAIAAIACISIARGLDVLVLGEAEAFHSGVDVERLKRISIVLVSAMTGVAVSVCGVVGFVGIVVPHLLRLVIGPAHRLLLPASMLSGAVLLTGADTLARTTVAPAEMPIGILTAAVGAPFFLGMLLRQRGLVSL from the coding sequence ATGACCGCACTCACTGACGCCAAGGCGAAGCGGCGGAGCGGGTATTCGTTCCGTCCGGCGGCCTCGCTGACGCTCATTTTCCTGCTGATCGTGCTTGCCGGCACAGTGCTGATCTCTCTCACCTTGGGGGCGGCCGGAATCCCGCTGGCACGGCTACCCGCGGCGCTCGGCCTGTGGGCGGACGCCTCGCCGGCGCCAACGCTCGCGCGCGACCAGCTCGTGCTGTGGTCGATCCGTATCCCGCGGATCGCCGCCGCGGCGATGGTCGGCGCCCTGCTCGCCGCATCCGGCGCGATCATGCAGGGGCTGTTTCGCAATCCGCTGGCCGATCCCGCGCTGGTCGGCGTATCCTCCGGCGGTGCATTTGCCGCCGCCGCGGCGATCGTATTTACCGACAGCCGATTTGGCCAAAGCCTGCAATTCATGCAGCATCAGCTACTACCGCTGGCCGCCTTCGGCGGTTCGCTGGTAACGACCATCATCCTCTATTCGATTGCGAGCCGCTCGGGCCGGACGTCGATCGCAATTTTCCTGCTGGCCGGCATTGCGATCGCCGCTATCGCTGGTGCCGGCATCGGACTGCTGGTATTCATTGCCGACGACCGGCAGCTCCGCGACATCACGTTTTGGATGCTCGGCTCGCTCAGCGGCGCAACGTGGCCCAAGCTCGCCACGCTGGCGCCAGTGCTCGCCATTGCCGCGATCGCCTGCATCTCGATCGCGCGCGGGCTTGATGTCCTGGTGCTCGGTGAAGCCGAAGCGTTTCACAGCGGCGTCGATGTCGAACGGTTGAAGCGGATTTCGATCGTGCTGGTGTCGGCGATGACAGGCGTGGCGGTTTCCGTCTGCGGCGTCGTCGGCTTTGTCGGCATCGTGGTGCCGCATCTCTTGCGGCTGGTGATCGGGCCGGCGCACCGGCTGCTGCTGCCGGCCTCCATGCTATCAGGCGCGGTGCTGCTGACGGGTGCCGATACGCTGGCCCGCACCACCGTGGCGCCCGCGGAAATGCCGATCGGCATTTTGACGGCCGCGGTCGGCGCGCCGTTCTTCCTGGGTATGCTGCTGCGGCAGCGTGGGCTGGTGTCGCTATGA
- a CDS encoding hemin ABC transporter substrate-binding protein, whose product MTICRTLAWTATACFLLGGVALGAGITVHDARNRDVIISDPARIVSIGGAITEILYALGFEDRLAGVDSTSLFPAAALRDKPNVGYMRQLSAEGVLGLNPSLVLAAQGSGPKETMDVLEAAKVPLVLVPETFSEAGLVEKIKLVGHAMGADKRAECLTAAVTDDLAQLRELRAKVTKPVRVMFVMSLLNGRAMAAGQKTAANEIIALAGGVNAIDGYEGYKIINDEAIIAAKPDVVLSIQRGKDSVDAEAVYVHPAFALTPVAANKTFISMEGLYLLGFGPRTAAAARDLSIRLYPALAPQAEKFKPSALTANCRT is encoded by the coding sequence ATGACAATTTGTCGCACGCTCGCATGGACGGCCACCGCCTGCTTCCTGCTCGGCGGCGTGGCGCTCGGCGCTGGCATCACTGTGCATGATGCACGCAATCGCGACGTCATCATCAGCGATCCGGCGCGAATCGTTTCGATCGGCGGCGCGATCACCGAAATTCTCTATGCGCTGGGTTTCGAGGACCGCCTCGCCGGCGTCGACTCGACCAGCCTGTTCCCGGCCGCGGCGCTGCGCGACAAGCCAAATGTCGGCTACATGCGCCAGCTTTCGGCCGAAGGCGTGCTCGGCCTCAATCCCTCGCTGGTGCTCGCGGCGCAGGGATCCGGGCCGAAGGAAACCATGGATGTGCTCGAGGCAGCCAAGGTGCCACTGGTGCTGGTGCCCGAGACCTTCTCCGAAGCCGGCCTGGTCGAGAAGATCAAGCTGGTCGGCCACGCCATGGGCGCGGACAAGCGCGCCGAATGCCTGACGGCAGCGGTCACCGACGACCTGGCGCAACTGCGCGAGCTCAGGGCCAAGGTGACCAAGCCGGTCCGCGTCATGTTCGTGATGTCGCTGCTCAACGGCCGCGCCATGGCTGCGGGCCAGAAGACCGCCGCCAATGAGATCATCGCCCTCGCCGGCGGCGTCAACGCCATCGACGGCTATGAGGGCTACAAGATCATCAACGACGAGGCGATCATCGCGGCCAAACCCGACGTTGTGCTTTCGATCCAGCGCGGCAAGGATTCGGTGGATGCGGAAGCCGTGTACGTCCATCCGGCCTTCGCACTGACGCCGGTCGCAGCGAACAAGACCTTCATCTCGATGGAAGGACTTTATCTGCTCGGCTTCGGGCCGCGCACCGCGGCCGCGGCACGCGATCTCTCGATCAGGCTTTACCCGGCGCTGGCACCGCAGGCGGAGAAGTTCAAGCCGTCGGCATTGACGGCTAATTGCCGAACATGA
- a CDS encoding hemin uptake protein HemP, translated as MSAASGDNARTKAGSAATAARSLAISGNRIDSRELFATEREIIITHGEDNYRLRLTSQNKLILTK; from the coding sequence ATGTCCGCAGCATCTGGAGACAACGCCCGGACCAAAGCCGGCAGCGCCGCCACTGCCGCCAGATCGCTCGCGATCAGCGGCAACCGGATCGACAGCCGCGAGCTGTTCGCGACCGAGCGTGAGATCATCATCACGCATGGCGAGGACAATTATCGTCTTCGGCTGACGTCACAGAACAAGCTGATCCTGACCAAGTGA
- a CDS encoding TonB-dependent hemoglobin/transferrin/lactoferrin family receptor translates to MSRALLLGASVFSIALLGGEASNAQTADTQVASGASERQKQSRRKPEKPPQGQQAAAPVMNARAQIGAAPVQSLDTITVAASKTEERAIDALAPVSVVTLEQIQGLQPNRLSDVFYNVPGVSFQERGDDPSTVINIRGLQDFGRVAVVVDGARQNYQRSGHNANGSFFLDPELVGGVDVVRGPTANIYGSGAIGGVVSFRTKDIDDVVRPGERWGVDMTGSGGTNNARGMGSIFGGVRATPNVDVFGGAVYRTQGNYKDGNGTEIGNTGNEIAAGLMKVTVRPAEGHEIKLGGVFQDYQYNIGQFNRGPTTTSAPPAAIAGSSVYASDAKNYTGTLTWKYARPDDNLWDWNLSLYGNRTDNDQVKTYNNRITTGGGTCTLGNPGNNISGCVGDRRGYQLDTLGIDVNNTTRFNVGDWRNAVTLGLDAFQDDVSTFDSRGNSNVTTPGGLRTVSGGFAQLKQNYSTWFEAVSAIRYDRYDLHSPFVATGGGGDRFSPKFTVGITPVPGFTPYASYAEGYRAPAITETLIAGAHATGGGPPLFPCPDGSAGLFCFLPNPNLRPEIGKNKEVGLNLKYNDVFAAGDSFRGKFNVFRNDVDGYIDLVGSTPRSAILVPVPGQFSQFFQYQNIAHARIEGFEWETAYDAGLWYVGFSGHLMQGKNVDTNVGLATITPRKITTTGGVRLLDRRLILAAQWSSFGANNDVPAGYLPATGYELVNLYLTWNATKDVVFTASIDNLLNQYYRPYAIPGSSTDGTTQNDVLWSSPGPGRVYKAGLKIHFGGA, encoded by the coding sequence ATGTCGCGCGCCCTCTTGTTGGGCGCGTCGGTGTTTTCAATTGCATTGCTGGGCGGGGAAGCCAGCAACGCACAGACGGCGGATACGCAGGTAGCGAGCGGTGCGTCCGAGCGCCAGAAGCAGTCCCGACGCAAGCCGGAAAAACCGCCGCAGGGTCAGCAGGCGGCAGCGCCCGTGATGAATGCACGGGCGCAGATTGGAGCTGCGCCAGTGCAATCGCTGGATACGATCACGGTGGCGGCCTCGAAGACCGAGGAGCGCGCGATCGATGCGCTAGCGCCGGTCAGCGTGGTGACGCTCGAGCAGATTCAGGGTTTGCAGCCGAACCGGTTGTCGGACGTTTTTTATAATGTGCCTGGCGTGTCGTTCCAGGAGCGCGGCGACGATCCTTCGACCGTCATCAACATCCGTGGCCTGCAGGATTTCGGCCGCGTCGCCGTCGTCGTCGACGGCGCGCGGCAGAACTATCAGCGTAGCGGCCACAACGCCAACGGCTCGTTCTTCCTCGATCCAGAGCTGGTCGGCGGCGTCGACGTGGTGCGCGGTCCCACCGCGAACATCTACGGCTCCGGCGCGATCGGCGGCGTGGTCTCGTTCCGCACCAAGGATATCGATGATGTCGTGCGTCCGGGCGAGCGCTGGGGCGTCGACATGACGGGCTCCGGCGGCACGAACAATGCGCGCGGCATGGGTTCGATCTTCGGCGGCGTGCGCGCCACGCCCAATGTCGACGTGTTCGGCGGCGCGGTCTACCGCACGCAGGGCAATTACAAGGATGGCAACGGCACCGAGATCGGTAACACCGGCAACGAGATCGCTGCCGGGCTGATGAAGGTCACAGTGCGGCCGGCGGAAGGCCACGAGATCAAGCTCGGCGGCGTCTTCCAGGACTATCAGTACAACATCGGCCAATTCAATCGCGGGCCGACAACGACCTCAGCGCCGCCGGCGGCGATCGCCGGCTCCTCGGTCTACGCATCGGATGCCAAGAATTACACAGGAACGCTGACCTGGAAATACGCCAGGCCGGATGACAATCTGTGGGACTGGAATCTGTCGCTCTACGGCAATCGCACCGATAACGACCAGGTCAAGACCTACAACAACCGCATCACCACTGGCGGCGGAACGTGTACGCTGGGCAATCCCGGCAACAACATTTCCGGTTGTGTCGGTGATCGCCGCGGCTATCAGCTCGACACGCTCGGGATCGACGTCAACAATACAACGCGGTTCAATGTCGGCGACTGGCGCAACGCCGTCACGCTCGGCCTCGATGCGTTTCAGGACGACGTCTCGACCTTCGATAGCCGTGGCAATTCCAACGTCACCACGCCCGGCGGGCTGCGTACGGTTTCCGGCGGGTTCGCGCAGTTGAAGCAGAACTATTCGACCTGGTTCGAGGCCGTCAGCGCGATCCGTTACGACCGCTACGATCTTCATTCGCCGTTTGTTGCGACCGGCGGTGGCGGCGACCGGTTCTCGCCGAAGTTCACCGTCGGTATAACGCCAGTACCTGGCTTCACGCCGTATGCCAGCTACGCCGAAGGTTATCGCGCGCCCGCGATTACCGAGACGCTGATCGCCGGCGCGCACGCCACCGGCGGCGGACCTCCGCTGTTCCCGTGCCCGGACGGCTCTGCCGGCCTGTTCTGTTTCCTGCCCAATCCGAACTTGAGGCCGGAGATCGGCAAGAACAAGGAAGTCGGTCTCAACCTGAAATACAATGACGTGTTCGCGGCTGGTGACAGCTTCCGCGGCAAGTTCAATGTCTTCCGCAACGACGTCGATGGCTATATCGACCTGGTCGGTTCGACCCCGCGGTCCGCCATCTTGGTCCCGGTCCCCGGCCAGTTCAGCCAGTTCTTCCAGTATCAGAACATCGCGCATGCGCGGATCGAAGGCTTCGAGTGGGAAACGGCATACGACGCCGGTCTGTGGTATGTCGGTTTCTCCGGTCACCTGATGCAGGGCAAGAATGTCGACACCAATGTCGGGCTTGCGACCATCACGCCGCGCAAGATCACCACGACCGGTGGTGTGCGCCTGCTCGACCGCAGGCTGATCCTGGCGGCGCAATGGTCTTCGTTCGGGGCCAACAACGACGTGCCGGCCGGCTATCTGCCTGCCACTGGCTATGAACTGGTCAACCTCTATCTGACCTGGAATGCCACCAAGGACGTTGTTTTCACGGCCTCGATCGACAATCTCTTGAATCAGTATTACCGGCCCTATGCGATTCCCGGCAGTTCCACCGACGGCACCACGCAGAACGACGTGTTATGGTCGAGCCCCGGCCCGGGCAGGGTCTACAAGGCCGGCTTGAAGATTCACTTTGGCGGAGCGTAG
- a CDS encoding antibiotic biosynthesis monooxygenase, giving the protein MFIAMNRFQVKIGSEAAFENVWRTRESYLSNMAGFVEFHLLKGPVAEDHTLYSSHTVWVDKAAFEAWTKSEEFRRAHARADNKTGESLYLGHPKFEGFEVILSERKSSAAA; this is encoded by the coding sequence ATGTTTATCGCGATGAACCGGTTCCAGGTGAAGATTGGCTCCGAGGCGGCCTTCGAGAACGTCTGGCGTACGCGCGAGTCCTATCTCAGCAACATGGCCGGCTTCGTCGAATTCCACCTGCTCAAGGGGCCCGTGGCCGAGGATCACACGCTGTATTCGTCGCATACCGTCTGGGTCGACAAGGCCGCATTCGAGGCCTGGACCAAATCGGAAGAATTCCGCCGCGCGCATGCCCGCGCCGACAACAAGACCGGCGAGAGCCTCTACCTCGGCCATCCCAAGTTCGAAGGTTTTGAGGTGATCCTGAGCGAGCGCAAGTCCAGCGCCGCCGCGTGA
- the hutX gene encoding heme utilization cystosolic carrier protein HutX, with the protein MLSTDLADLKAYMADNPGAVIEDVARERKVTPRAVLQALPATMVRLGPGSEFAAAMNDVAQWGEVTLIVHTDDAIFEFTGSVPAGEIGRGYFNLMQPKGLHGHLRHERCAAIAFVERPFMGKSSAFIAFVNVDGGIMFKVFVGRDETRALRGDQLQRFHALRDRIGSARAA; encoded by the coding sequence ATGTTGAGCACGGACCTTGCCGACCTCAAGGCATATATGGCCGACAATCCGGGTGCGGTGATCGAGGACGTGGCGCGGGAACGGAAAGTCACCCCGCGCGCCGTGCTGCAAGCGCTGCCCGCTACGATGGTGCGCCTCGGCCCCGGCAGCGAGTTCGCCGCCGCGATGAACGATGTCGCGCAATGGGGCGAGGTGACGCTGATCGTTCACACCGACGATGCGATCTTCGAGTTCACGGGCAGCGTGCCGGCGGGCGAGATCGGCCGCGGCTACTTCAACCTGATGCAGCCGAAGGGACTGCACGGCCACCTTCGACACGAGCGTTGTGCGGCCATCGCTTTCGTCGAGCGGCCCTTCATGGGCAAGTCGTCGGCCTTCATCGCGTTCGTCAATGTCGACGGCGGCATCATGTTCAAGGTGTTCGTCGGTCGCGACGAGACGCGCGCGCTGCGCGGCGATCAGCTGCAGCGCTTTCATGCGCTTCGCGACAGGATCGGTTCCGCCCGCGCGGCGTAA
- the exbB gene encoding tonB-system energizer ExbB — protein MIRWCGAIGVAALPEAAFAAPDVALLPRNLSPWNMFVNADVVVQAVMVGLAFASLVTWTIWLAKTIEIRRKTTTAKRRLGMLESDTVLARAEQETRGGNDAVAQIIQSAAREASLSGGHFDDGLKERVALRLERVEAAMSRQIARGTGVLATIGATAPFIGLFGTVWGIMNSFIGISEAKTTNLAVVAPGIAEALLATALGLVAAIPAVVIYNHLTRTITAHRALLGDASALVLLLISREGDRGTFRLARAAE, from the coding sequence ATGATCCGTTGGTGTGGCGCAATCGGCGTGGCCGCCTTGCCGGAGGCGGCGTTCGCCGCTCCCGACGTCGCGCTGCTGCCGCGCAATCTGTCGCCCTGGAACATGTTCGTGAATGCGGACGTGGTGGTGCAGGCGGTGATGGTGGGCCTGGCCTTCGCCTCGCTGGTGACGTGGACGATCTGGCTCGCCAAGACCATCGAGATCCGCCGCAAGACCACCACGGCAAAGCGGCGTCTCGGCATGCTGGAAAGCGATACGGTGCTGGCCAGGGCCGAGCAGGAGACCCGTGGCGGCAATGACGCGGTGGCGCAGATCATCCAGTCCGCCGCGCGCGAGGCCAGCCTGTCCGGCGGTCACTTCGACGACGGCCTCAAGGAGCGGGTGGCGCTGCGGCTGGAGCGGGTGGAGGCGGCGATGTCGCGCCAGATCGCGCGCGGCACCGGCGTGCTCGCGACCATCGGCGCCACCGCGCCCTTTATCGGGCTGTTCGGCACGGTCTGGGGCATCATGAATTCGTTCATCGGCATTTCCGAAGCCAAGACCACCAACCTCGCCGTGGTCGCGCCCGGCATTGCAGAGGCGCTGCTGGCGACCGCCCTTGGCCTCGTCGCGGCGATTCCGGCGGTCGTGATCTACAACCATCTGACCCGCACCATCACGGCCCACCGCGCGCTACTCGGCGACGCCTCGGCGCTGGTGCTGCTCTTGATCAGCCGCGAGGGCGACCGCGGCACGTTCCGGCTCGCGCGCGCGGCGGAGTGA
- the exbD gene encoding TonB system transport protein ExbD codes for MGVKLGQSISGRSRGGSDDLAETHEINVTPFIDVMLVLLIIFMVAAPLATVDLGVDLPASAVEPSPRPDQPVFVTVKPDLSVAVGEVVIARDALTTTLDAATHGKKEERIFLRADKAVSYGDLMEVMNLLRNAGYLKIALVGLDGRS; via the coding sequence ATGGGCGTGAAGCTCGGGCAATCCATCAGCGGACGATCGCGCGGCGGCAGCGACGATCTTGCCGAGACTCATGAGATCAACGTCACGCCGTTCATCGACGTGATGCTGGTGCTTCTGATCATCTTCATGGTCGCCGCCCCGCTCGCAACCGTCGATCTCGGCGTCGATCTGCCAGCAAGCGCGGTCGAGCCGTCGCCGCGGCCGGACCAGCCGGTCTTCGTCACCGTGAAGCCGGATCTTTCGGTGGCGGTCGGCGAGGTGGTCATCGCGCGCGACGCGCTGACCACAACACTCGATGCCGCCACGCACGGCAAGAAGGAGGAGCGCATCTTTCTGCGCGCCGACAAGGCGGTCAGCTATGGCGACCTCATGGAGGTGATGAACTTGCTGCGCAACGCCGGCTACCTCAAGATCGCGCTGGTCGGCCTCGACGGCCGAAGCTGA
- a CDS encoding energy transducer TonB gives MNAFALHDVSDQATVRRWGASAFAIVAAHAALIALAINWATQRPLPGVSLPVIMVDMAPVSAAPQPTQMDLAPGPVMQQADASPPPAAAQQEVVQEQIAPTPPQEKPEVVAPPEQKTEPAPPKPEPAKVEPEKRPSPVKPKVVRAEAKKPTDAPPAPRTTASPKAERQAPAASAASAGASAAALASYRQMVAAHLQRFKQYPPAAKAAGQQGTARVSFTLSRSGGVTSVSLGGSSGHAALDAETLAMVRRAQPFPAFPADVKQSSMPFSAPVAFYIR, from the coding sequence ATGAACGCGTTCGCGCTGCATGACGTTTCCGACCAGGCCACCGTCCGGCGCTGGGGTGCGTCGGCGTTTGCGATTGTCGCTGCGCATGCTGCGCTGATCGCCCTGGCCATCAACTGGGCGACGCAGCGGCCGCTGCCGGGCGTCTCGCTGCCGGTGATCATGGTCGACATGGCGCCGGTCTCGGCCGCGCCGCAGCCGACGCAAATGGACCTTGCGCCGGGGCCGGTGATGCAGCAGGCCGATGCCTCGCCGCCGCCGGCGGCGGCGCAGCAGGAGGTCGTGCAGGAGCAGATCGCGCCGACCCCGCCGCAGGAGAAGCCGGAGGTCGTCGCGCCGCCCGAGCAGAAGACCGAGCCGGCGCCGCCGAAACCGGAGCCGGCCAAGGTCGAGCCGGAGAAAAGGCCGTCGCCGGTGAAGCCGAAGGTGGTTCGTGCGGAGGCGAAGAAGCCGACCGACGCGCCGCCTGCGCCGCGCACGACGGCCTCGCCAAAGGCCGAGCGCCAGGCCCCGGCCGCGTCCGCCGCCAGCGCCGGCGCATCGGCCGCGGCGCTAGCTTCCTACCGGCAGATGGTCGCCGCCCATCTGCAGCGCTTCAAGCAATACCCGCCCGCCGCCAAGGCGGCGGGCCAGCAGGGTACCGCGCGGGTGAGCTTTACGCTGAGCCGGAGCGGCGGCGTGACCTCGGTCAGCCTCGGCGGCTCGTCCGGCCATGCGGCGCTGGACGCCGAGACGCTCGCCATGGTGCGCCGTGCCCAGCCGTTTCCTGCATTCCCGGCCGACGTGAAGCAATCCTCGATGCCGTTCAGCGCGCCGGTGGCGTTTTATATCAGGTAG
- a CDS encoding carbohydrate ABC transporter permease has product MTDVAASPGNSNVASATPDTMSWDSRARRMMMIYLPLSCFVLILLFPFYWMAITSFKPNAELLNYKEHNPFWISSPTLAHIKHLLFNTAYPTWLKTTMFVAIGSTFLSLFASTLAAYAIERLRFRGSPYVGLGIYLAYLVPPSILFIPLATVIVQFGLFDSPMALILVYPTFLVPFCTWLLIGYFKSIPYELEECALVDGATRLQILRRITLPLAVPGLISAGIFSFTLSWNEFIYALAFIQSGANKTVPVAILTELVTGDVYQWGALMAGSLLGSLPVALFYSLFVDYYVSSLTGAVKE; this is encoded by the coding sequence ATGACTGACGTCGCCGCCTCGCCCGGCAACAGCAACGTCGCCAGCGCCACGCCCGACACGATGTCGTGGGACTCCCGCGCACGGCGGATGATGATGATCTATTTGCCGCTATCGTGCTTCGTGCTGATCCTGCTGTTTCCGTTCTACTGGATGGCGATCACCTCGTTCAAACCGAACGCGGAGCTCTTGAACTACAAGGAGCACAATCCGTTCTGGATCTCCTCACCGACGCTGGCGCATATCAAGCATCTACTGTTCAACACGGCGTATCCGACCTGGCTGAAGACCACGATGTTCGTCGCGATCGGCTCGACCTTCCTGTCGCTGTTCGCCTCGACGCTCGCCGCCTACGCGATCGAGCGGCTGCGCTTCCGCGGCAGCCCCTATGTCGGGCTCGGCATCTATCTCGCCTATCTGGTGCCGCCCTCGATCCTGTTCATTCCGCTCGCCACCGTGATCGTGCAGTTCGGCCTGTTCGATTCGCCGATGGCGCTGATCCTGGTCTATCCGACCTTCCTGGTGCCGTTCTGCACCTGGCTCCTGATCGGCTATTTCAAGTCGATCCCCTATGAGCTCGAGGAATGCGCGCTGGTCGACGGCGCCACCAGGCTGCAGATCCTGCGGCGGATCACGCTGCCGCTCGCGGTGCCCGGCCTGATCTCGGCCGGCATCTTCTCGTTCACCCTGTCATGGAACGAGTTCATCTACGCGCTCGCCTTCATCCAAAGCGGCGCCAACAAGACGGTGCCGGTCGCGATCCTGACCGAGCTCGTCACCGGCGACGTCTACCAGTGGGGCGCGCTGATGGCAGGCTCCCTGCTCGGCTCGCTGCCGGTCGCGCTGTTCTACTCGCTATTCGTGGATTACTACGTGTCGTCGCTGACAGGCGCGGTGAAGGAGTAG
- a CDS encoding sugar ABC transporter permease, translating to MSVTTLPSHGVALRQPGWIARLLDYKPFLIVMCLAPAIGLLTVFLTYPLGLGVWLAFTDTTIGQRGIFIGLENFQYLLKDPLWWNAVFYSIFYTGIATIGKFALGFWLALLLNNHFPLKSLLRAIVLLPWIVPTVLSALAFWWIYDPQFSIISYLLVDVLHIRSTNIDFLGSPWPARFSLIAANIWRGIPFVAISLLAGLQTISPSLYEAAMLDGATAWQRFRYITLPMMMPILAIVMTFSIIFTFTDFQLVYAITRGGPVNSTHLLATLAFQRGIAGGELGEGAAIAVSMIPFLVFATLFSYFGLARRKWQQGEAND from the coding sequence ATGTCTGTAACAACTCTACCATCCCATGGCGTAGCCCTCCGGCAACCCGGCTGGATCGCGCGGCTGCTCGATTACAAGCCGTTCCTGATCGTGATGTGCCTGGCGCCCGCGATCGGGCTATTGACCGTATTTCTCACCTATCCGCTCGGCCTCGGTGTCTGGCTCGCCTTCACCGACACCACCATCGGCCAGCGTGGCATCTTCATCGGCCTGGAGAATTTCCAGTACCTGCTCAAGGATCCCTTGTGGTGGAATGCCGTGTTCTACAGCATCTTCTACACCGGCATCGCGACGATCGGGAAATTCGCGCTCGGCTTCTGGCTGGCGCTCTTGCTCAACAACCACTTTCCGCTCAAGAGCCTGCTCCGCGCCATCGTGCTGTTGCCGTGGATCGTGCCGACGGTGCTGTCGGCGTTGGCGTTCTGGTGGATCTACGATCCGCAGTTCTCGATCATCTCCTACCTTCTGGTCGACGTGCTGCATATCCGTTCGACCAATATCGACTTCCTCGGTTCGCCCTGGCCGGCGCGCTTCTCGCTGATCGCCGCCAACATCTGGCGCGGCATTCCCTTTGTCGCCATCTCGCTGCTGGCGGGCCTGCAGACCATCTCGCCGTCGCTCTATGAGGCGGCGATGCTGGACGGCGCCACCGCCTGGCAGCGCTTCCGCTACATCACGCTGCCGATGATGATGCCGATCCTCGCCATCGTCATGACGTTCTCGATCATCTTCACCTTCACCGATTTCCAGCTCGTCTACGCCATCACCCGCGGCGGGCCGGTCAACTCCACGCATCTCTTGGCAACGCTCGCGTTCCAGCGCGGCATCGCCGGCGGCGAGCTCGGCGAGGGCGCGGCGATCGCGGTATCGATGATCCCATTCCTCGTGTTCGCAACACTGTTCAGCTACTTCGGCCTCGCGCGCCGCAAATGGCAGCAGGGAGAAGCCAATGACTGA